Proteins from a single region of Apium graveolens cultivar Ventura chromosome 7, ASM990537v1, whole genome shotgun sequence:
- the LOC141674516 gene encoding uncharacterized protein LOC141674516 has protein sequence MMEEDGDDFGPLYSDILKPCSTVEKPNFFNDQKPLNCHVTSDLPANAFKDLEEYDEFLLSECGVDGGKLLSECEVQDYEFDDVIFDAEMEQEEAEIDGRGLDEDNEINVLGDMMDVDNDDLQLECLRSSTGGDDVDEEESESDKSFDIIIDDNDLNDKKFVEKKELGLLRVGSLNDLDNLDDLEPGEIPRMKAELGTDVEATVRQSNQSFHTESKGVRSVFMSQTNDDSKAEQNQVNSVHNAVYYYCGTGLRHLPVHFRRAFNLEDSYSESKPWERPGVNLSDYFNFDLDEENWQNYCKQMKQLLQNSPPSKAVGNKSEQLQSKNNPEKRTGEAIQVLISHGERVGCLQNHHQRECDSDAIIEIVFTDSADDTESFTKDLKDCALHDYKKCLTTIHKIISGDKIIPFPLDGSFHQIYHEQRVSINYAQQARNYTNFELVVSKKQDHISYKDWCMDLDHPKEKSEAEQGPREALVKYDKVMPLYSSELNKGSAVDEGDCNMRVENTLYQADLLEGNNEIKGSAVDEDNCRMRKEETLAETDHQEGNNDNKLSSVDEDNCRMRIEETFSETDQQEGNNDNKVNKERTEKLRDPINNHEQEFPGNCNLATNLGNDVVFDDQKHEAEREENVDEVQGSPRARESCNDEIMSELMSNIKSFMDEVDELVDKYKDEHLIFRWR, from the exons ATGATGGAAGAAGATGGGGATGATTTTGGTCCCCTTTATTCAGATATACTTAAGCCCTGTTCTACTGTTGAAAAACCCAATTTTTTTAATGATCAGAAACCCTTGAATTGCCATGTTACAAGTGATTTACCTGCGAATGCATTCAAGGACTTGGAAGAATATGACGAGTTTCTGTTATCTGAATGTGGGGTTGATGGTGGAAAATTGTTATCTGAATGCGAGGTTCAGGATTATGAATTTGATGATGTGATTTTTGATGCGGAGATGGAACAAGAAGAGGCTGAAATTGATGGTAGGGGTTTAGATGAAGATAATGAGATTAATGTGCTTGGGGACATGATGGATGTTGACAATGATGATCTTCAACTAGAATGTTTAAGGAGTTCTACAGGTGGTGACGATGTAGATGAGGAAGAAAGTGAGAGTGATAAGTCTTTTGATATAATTATTGATGACAATGATTTGAACGATAAAAAATTTGTTGAGAAAAAAGAGTTGGGTCTTTTAAGAGTTGGATCTTTGAATGATCTCGACAATTTAGATGATCTTGAGCCTGGAGAGATTCCCAGGATGAAGGCAGAGTTGGGAACTGATGTTGAGGCTACAGTTAGACAGTCAAATCAATCCTTTCATACGGAGTCTAAG GGAGTAAGATCAGTGTTTATGTCTCAAACAAATGACGATTCTAAAGCAGAACAAAATCAAGTCAATTCAGTTCATAATGCAGTATACTATTATTGCGGCACCGGATTGCGCCATCTCCCTGTACATTTCAG GAGAGCATTCAATCTAGAAGATAGTTATTCGGAATCTAAACCATGGGAACGTCCCGGTGTTAACTTGTCGGATTATTTCAACTTCGACTTGGACGAGGAGAATTGGCAAAATTACTGCAAACAGATG AAACAACTACTCCAAAATTCTCCACCGAGTAAGGCTGTTGGCAATAAGAGTGAACAACTGCAATCG AAAAATAATCCGGAAAAACGGACCGGAGAAGCAATACAAGTGCTCATTAGCCACGGTGAACGAGTTGGCTGCCTACAGAACCACCACCAAAGGGAATGTGATTCAGATGCAATCATTGAG ATTGTCTTCACAGATTCCGCGGATGATACCGAGTCATTTACTAAAGATCTAAAGGATTGTGCTCTCCATGATTATAAAAAATGTCTGACTACAATTCACAAGATTATTAGTGGTGATAAGATCATTCCTTTTCCCTTGGATGGATCTTTTCACCAAATTTATCATGAACAGAG ggtatcaattaattatgCCCAACAAGCAAGGAACTATACAAACTTCGAATTAGTGGTCAGTAAAAAGCAGGATCATATCTCTTATAAAGACTGGTGTATGGATCTTGACCAcccaaaggaaaagagtgaggCTGAACAAGGACCGCGCGAAGCATTGGTGAAGTATGATAAAGTCATGCCATTATATTCTAGTGAG TTGAACAAGGGAAGTGCGGTTGATGAAGGTGACTGCAACATGAGAGTAGAAAATACTTTATATCAAGCAGACCTTCTGGAAGGGAATAATGAAATCAAG GGAAGTGCTGTTGATGAAGACAATTGCAGAATGAGAAAAGAAGAAACTCTTGCTGAAACTGATCATCAGGAAGGGAATAATGATAACAAG TTGAGCAGCGTTGATGAAGACAATTGCAGAATGAGAATAGAAGAAACATTCTCAGAAACAGATCAGCAGGAAGGGAATAATGATAACAAG GTAAACAAGGAACGTACAGAAAAATTAAGAGATCCAATAAACAACCATGAGCAAGAATTTCCAGGTAACTGCAACTTGGCGACAAACTTAGGAAATGATGTGGTCTTTGATGACCAGAAACATGAAGCTGAAAGAGAGGAAAATGTGGATGAGGTGCAAGGTTCTCCCAGAGCTAGAGAATCTTGCAATGACGAAATAATGTCAGAATTAATGTCAAACATCAAGAGTTTCATGGATGAAGTAGATGAGCTGGTAGATAAATATAAGGATGAACATCTAATTTTCCGTTGGAGATGA
- the LOC141672530 gene encoding uncharacterized protein LOC141672530, whose translation MEKSSTTGEQKSTGTAVGENKTNIEKGLPTETSPYTQYKDLEDYKQKGYGTQGHLEPKPGLGAANSTDAPTDSVSSHAPLPKDN comes from the coding sequence ATGGAGAAAAGTAGTACTACAGGCGAGCAAAAGAGTACGGGAACCGCTGTTGGGGAAAATAAAACAAATATCGAGAAAGGGCTGCCAACAGAAACTAGTCCATACACGCAGTACAAAGATTTGGAAGATTATAAGCAAAAAGGTTATGGAACCCAAGGTCATTTGGAACCTAAGCCTGGCCTTGGCGCAGCTAACTCTACTGACGCACCCACTGATAGTGTTTCTTCTCATGCTCCTCTTCCTAAAGATAACTAG